One genomic window of Solanum stenotomum isolate F172 chromosome 9, ASM1918654v1, whole genome shotgun sequence includes the following:
- the LOC125877697 gene encoding glycine-rich protein 23-like encodes MTSNFMIMIILGTLMYTSSARNLIGLDFPDNYNNNKVPRVSSSFGGGGGSGGHVGPDGMDFGVGVGVGGQVSVPGVGSIGGGGGGGIGGSIGRDGSVSMGGGGGGGIGGQIGNVGFGGGQGFGGGQSFKGIHD; translated from the coding sequence ATGACTTCGAATTTcatgattatgataattttGGGAACTTTAATGTACACAAGTTCCGCTCGAAATCTTATCGGGTTAGATTTTCccgataattataataataataaggttCCACGAGTTAGTAGCTCATTTGGAGGTGGAGGTGGTAGTGGAGGACACGTTGGTCCCGATGGCATGGATTTTGGAGTAGGTGTTGGTGTTGGTGGTCAAGTAAGTGTGCCCGGTGTTGGGTCAATTGGCGGTGGTGGAGGTGGTGGAATAGGTGGAAGCATAGGTAGAGATGGTTCGGTTTCTATGggaggtggtggtggaggaggcATTGGTGGTCAAATCGGTAATGTAGGCTTTGGGGGCGGACAAGGTTTTGGTGGTGGCCAAAGTTTTAAGGGAATTCACGATTAA
- the LOC125876658 gene encoding uncharacterized protein LOC125876658 — translation MKCIINLHSPILLKFSTNKFTYQYHKSKPICILEQQHYNTKLATSFVKGKRPLLIAPLKAVNSPAASGDLSVLLQTGAVMLFMYWIANFVVPEFIMKDLQQDDTTTNNNKTDEKDIL, via the exons ATGAAGTGCATTATTAACCTTCACTCTccaatattactaaaattttCAACCAACAAATTCACATACCAATACCATAAATCAAAACCAATTTGTATATTGGAGCAGCAACATTATAATACTAAATTAGCTACTAGTTTTGTAAAAGGAAAAAGGCCTCTGTTAATTGCTCCACTTAAGGCTGTTAATTCACCTGCTGCTTCTGGAGATTTGTCAGTTTTGCTGCAGACTGG TGCAGTAATGCTGTTTATGTACTGGATTGCAAATTTTGTGGTGCCAGAGTTCATCATGAAGGATCTTCAACAAGATGACACTACCACCAACAATAACAAAACTGATGAAAAAGATATTCTATGA
- the LOC125876150 gene encoding threonine--tRNA ligase, mitochondrial 1-like, producing the protein MGQENVETLEEANKYDHRELNKKQELFYFDPMSPGSCFFLPHGARICNKLLEFLKNEYWKRGYEEIWSPDIYKMQLWETSGHAAKYKENMFVFEIDDKAVEQLGLKPMNCPGHCKVFGHRVRSYRELPLRLADFGALHRNEASGALTGLTRLRQFHQDDAHIFCRESQIKDEVKGVLDFISYVYAIFGFSNIDFKLSTRPEKYIGNLQSWKKAEDALAEALNEFGKPWEINKGDGAFYGPKIDISVSDAMKRNLQCATLQLDFQLPERLNLLYIAENDQIRERPVMIHRAILGSVERMFAILFEHYKGKWPFWLSPRQAIICPVSNKSQAYAFEIWKRLHDARYHVDIDVSDKTVGKKVREAQLVQYNYILVVGEEEAKNGQVSVRVRDKRDHQVMTVDELLDQFKDMVASFQ; encoded by the coding sequence ATGGGTCAGGAAAACGTCGAGACGCTGGAGGAAGCAAACAAATATGATCACAGAGAACTAAACAAGAAGCAGGAGCTTTTCTATTTTGATCCAATGAGCCCTGGAAGTTGCTTCTTTCTTCCACATGGTGCTCGAATTTGCAACAAATTACTCGAATTCTTGAAGAATGAGTACTGGAAAAGAGGCTACGAGGAGATTTGGAGCCCAGATATATACAAGATGCAGTTATGGGAAACTTCAGGTCATGCTGCAAAGTACAAGGAAAACATGTTCGTGTTCGAGATTGATGATAAAGCAGTAGAACAATTGGGGTTGAAGCCAATGAACTGCCCTGGACATTGTAAAGTATTCGGTCACAGAGTTCGTTCCTACAGAGAGCTACCCCTTCGTCTGGCTGATTTCGGAGCTCTTCACAGGAACGAAGCTAGTGGTGCCCTTACAGGTTTAACACGTCTCAGGCAATTTCACCAGGACGATGCTCACATCTTCTGCAGGGAGTCACAGATCAAGGACGAAGTAAAAGGCGTCCTGGATTTCATTAGTTATGTGTATGCCATATTTGGTTTCAGTAATATTGACTTCAAGTTATCAACAAGACCTGAAAAGTATATCGGAAACTTACAAAGTTGGAAGAAGGCTGAAGATGCTCTTGCTGAAGCATTGAACGAATTCGGAAAGCCCTGGGAGATCAACAAAGGGGACGGAGCTTTTTATGGTCCGAAAATCGATATCAGTGTATCTGATGCAATGAAAAGAAACTTACAATGTGCAACATTGCAGCTTGATTTCCAGCTTCCTGAAAGACTCAACCTTTTATACATAGCAGAAAACGATCAAATTCGAGAAAGACCAGTTATGATACACAGAGCTATACTTGGATCAGTTGAACGAATGTTCGCTATCCTCTTTGAGCATTACAAAGGTAAATGGCCTTTCTGGCTTAGTCCTCGTCAAGCTATTATCTGTCCTGTTTCCAACAAATCTCAAGCGTACGCGTTTGAGATCTGGAAACGATTACATGATGCTCGTTATCATGTTGATATCGATGTTAGTGACAAGACAGTTGGGAAAAAGGTACGTGAAGCTCAACTCGTACAATATAACTATATACTAGTTGTTGGAGAAGAGGAAGCTAAGAACGGTCAGGTTAGCGTTCGAGTCAGAGACAAACGTGATCATCAAGTCATGACTGTTGATGAACTCCTTGATCAGTTCAAAGATATGGTTGCATCGTTTCAGTAG
- the LOC125876147 gene encoding uncharacterized protein LOC125876147 isoform X1 gives MEASFVSRAKTAFHSAAAKAEKVFTDIKKSDLINDPDSDKQSPATSTNEISDDKGESKDKKNSRRRPPPIKAKQDWQERFKNIRIGKRGTEGTDKAESPGMAYAIFDENICFMSEREIPDSKDSESGLRMEESKHRDRDVIPPASVMKQLAVAVEAGKRCITMKDFLASSRGSSPIMERASLSLSAVKSLVLREKDDKFAGEFGADDKVLSLINLLLNAEGHFPGRKVDSANASSLPKDLHGAPPESFIVNLANVTGRMKSLHKMALLWCKIVAELRRLWSEGQYIPGIPPDQIPDLNSCLLYQQLQVINRCISRKKRRIAATESLDSVVRLGSSNTDVLAADGTLPATPVLYAKVNTGELILQLGVDSQSDLTMLETGEPIYTPVMQEEPLLTEDLIKETEELVLRTGSLGAGCSQLLSDMQAFKAANPGCILEDFVRWHSPPDWMECDTHDGINETLDANDSLSGRGQLSTRMQKEGNLWRELWETSKPVPAVRQTPLFDEDLAVESILDNLEDISPHELFKQLFISLLGSGFVTAEATLSNNSNLAKLFNDCKEYVILTCHRSNWVDKVDELCQVYETVETMVLSPDEVIRITFQPEEPSAAPPNELKSRFKRLSLIFRNKDKLSPRDQKNQEESPLRQPFSSMFSKKPPKPDSSSPDKPVTSVENDWTIV, from the exons ATGGAGGCGTCATTCGTATCTAGAGCAAAGACGGCCTTCCATTCTGCGGCAGCTAAAGCGGAGAAAGTTTTCACTGATATCAAAAAATCTGATCTCATCAACGATCCAG ATTCGGATAAACAATCGCCGGCGACGTCAACGAACGAGATTTCAGACGATAAGGGCGAGTCTAAG GACAAAAAGAATTCAAGGCGGAGGCCTCCACCAATAAAGGCCAAGCAGGACTGGCAGGAGAGGTTTAAGAACATAAGAATAGGCAAAAGAGGAACTGAGGGCACTGACAAAGCTGAAAGTCCAGGAATGGCATATGcaatttttgatgaaaatatttgcTTCATGAGTGAGAGAGAAATACCTGATTCGAAG GACTCTGAATCAGGTTTGAGGATGGAAGAGTCAAAACATCGGGACAGAGATGTCATTCCTCCAGCCTCTGTCATGAAGCAATTAGCTGTAGCTGTCGA GGCTGGAAAGAGGTGTATTACAATGAAAGACTTCCTAGCTTCATCCAGAGGTTCCTCACCCATCATGGAGAGGGCTAGCTTAAGCTTGTCAGCAGTGAAGTCATTAGTGCTACGTGAAAAAGATGACAAATTTGCGGGTGAATTTGGTGCTGATGACAAAGTCTTGTCTCTTATCAATTTACTGCTAAATGCAG AAGGACACTTTCCTGGAAGGAAAGTAGATTCTGCAAATGCTTCATCTTTGCCTAAGGATCTTCATGGTGCTCCTCCTGAAAGTTTTATCGTTAATCTTGCTAATGTAACTGGACGTATGAAATCACTGCATAAAATGGCATTATTATGGTGCAAAATTGTTGCTGAA TTGAGGAGGCTGTGGTCGGAAGGACAATATATCCCTGGCATTCCTCCAGATCAAATTCCGGACCTAAATTCATGTCTTTTGTATCAGCAACTCCAGGTTATTAACCGTTGCATTTCCAGGAAAAAGCGACGCATTGCAGCCACTGAATCGTTGGATTCGGTTGTCAGGCTAGGAAGTTCAAATACAGATGTTCTTGCTGCTGACGGCACCCTTCCTGCAACTCCCGTCTTGTATGCTAAAGTTAACACAGGAGAATTGATTCTTCAGCTAGGAGTGGACAGCCAATCTGATCTAACAATGCTGGAAACGGGTGAACCTATATATACGCCAGTAATGCAG GAAGAACCCTTGCTAACGGAAGATCTAATCAAAGAAACAGAGGAGCTGGTGCTCCGAACAGGGAG TCTTGGAGCTGGGTGCTCTCAACTCCTGTCTGACATGCAGGCTTTCAAG GCAGCAAACCCTGGGTGTATATTAGAAGATTTCGTTAGATGGCATTCTCCTCCTGATTGGATGGAATGTGATACACATGATGGAATTAATGAAACCCTTGATGCTAATGACTCATTGTCTGGAAGAGGCCAACTGAGTACTCGAATGCAGAAAGAAG GCAACTTGTGGCGCGAACTGTGGGAAACCTCAAAGCCAGTGCCAGCTGTTAGACAAACTCCTCTCTTTGATGAGGATTTGGCAGT GGAAAGTATTCTGGATAATTTAGAGGATATATCTCCACATGAGCTTTTCAAGCAGCTGTTTATATCTCTT TTGGGATCAGGGTTTGTAACTGCTGAGGCCACCCTCTCCAACAATTCAAATTTAGCGAAGCTGTTCAATGATTGTAAAGAATATGTCATTCTCACCTGTCACAGAAGCAACTGGGTTGACAAAGTTGATGAATTGTGCCAG GTCTACGAGACTGTTGAGACAATGGTACTCAGTCCAGATGAAGTTATAAGGATCACCTTTCAACCTGAAGAACCTTCAGCTGCACCCCCAAATGAACTAAAAAGTCGATTCAAAAGGCTTAGCCTCATATTCAGAAACAAGGATAAGCTATCACCACGAGACCAGAAGAACCAGGAGGAGAGTCCATTACGCCAACCATTCTCATCCATGTTTTCAAAGAAACCTCCTAAGCCCGACAGTTCATCTCCAGATAAACCTGTTACTTCCGTCGAAAATGACTGGACAATTGTATAA
- the LOC125876147 gene encoding uncharacterized protein LOC125876147 isoform X2, which translates to MEASFVSRAKTAFHSAAAKAEKVFTDIKKSDLINDPDSDKQSPATSTNEISDDKGESKDKKNSRRRPPPIKAKQDWQERFKNIRIGKRGTEGTDKAESPGMAYAIFDENICFMSEREIPDSKDSESGLRMEESKHRDRDVIPPASVMKQLAVAVEAGKRCITMKDFLASSRGSSPIMERASLSLSAVKSLVLREKDDKFAGEFGADDKVLSLINLLLNAGHFPGRKVDSANASSLPKDLHGAPPESFIVNLANVTGRMKSLHKMALLWCKIVAELRRLWSEGQYIPGIPPDQIPDLNSCLLYQQLQVINRCISRKKRRIAATESLDSVVRLGSSNTDVLAADGTLPATPVLYAKVNTGELILQLGVDSQSDLTMLETGEPIYTPVMQEEPLLTEDLIKETEELVLRTGSLGAGCSQLLSDMQAFKAANPGCILEDFVRWHSPPDWMECDTHDGINETLDANDSLSGRGQLSTRMQKEGNLWRELWETSKPVPAVRQTPLFDEDLAVESILDNLEDISPHELFKQLFISLLGSGFVTAEATLSNNSNLAKLFNDCKEYVILTCHRSNWVDKVDELCQVYETVETMVLSPDEVIRITFQPEEPSAAPPNELKSRFKRLSLIFRNKDKLSPRDQKNQEESPLRQPFSSMFSKKPPKPDSSSPDKPVTSVENDWTIV; encoded by the exons ATGGAGGCGTCATTCGTATCTAGAGCAAAGACGGCCTTCCATTCTGCGGCAGCTAAAGCGGAGAAAGTTTTCACTGATATCAAAAAATCTGATCTCATCAACGATCCAG ATTCGGATAAACAATCGCCGGCGACGTCAACGAACGAGATTTCAGACGATAAGGGCGAGTCTAAG GACAAAAAGAATTCAAGGCGGAGGCCTCCACCAATAAAGGCCAAGCAGGACTGGCAGGAGAGGTTTAAGAACATAAGAATAGGCAAAAGAGGAACTGAGGGCACTGACAAAGCTGAAAGTCCAGGAATGGCATATGcaatttttgatgaaaatatttgcTTCATGAGTGAGAGAGAAATACCTGATTCGAAG GACTCTGAATCAGGTTTGAGGATGGAAGAGTCAAAACATCGGGACAGAGATGTCATTCCTCCAGCCTCTGTCATGAAGCAATTAGCTGTAGCTGTCGA GGCTGGAAAGAGGTGTATTACAATGAAAGACTTCCTAGCTTCATCCAGAGGTTCCTCACCCATCATGGAGAGGGCTAGCTTAAGCTTGTCAGCAGTGAAGTCATTAGTGCTACGTGAAAAAGATGACAAATTTGCGGGTGAATTTGGTGCTGATGACAAAGTCTTGTCTCTTATCAATTTACTGCTAAATGCAG GACACTTTCCTGGAAGGAAAGTAGATTCTGCAAATGCTTCATCTTTGCCTAAGGATCTTCATGGTGCTCCTCCTGAAAGTTTTATCGTTAATCTTGCTAATGTAACTGGACGTATGAAATCACTGCATAAAATGGCATTATTATGGTGCAAAATTGTTGCTGAA TTGAGGAGGCTGTGGTCGGAAGGACAATATATCCCTGGCATTCCTCCAGATCAAATTCCGGACCTAAATTCATGTCTTTTGTATCAGCAACTCCAGGTTATTAACCGTTGCATTTCCAGGAAAAAGCGACGCATTGCAGCCACTGAATCGTTGGATTCGGTTGTCAGGCTAGGAAGTTCAAATACAGATGTTCTTGCTGCTGACGGCACCCTTCCTGCAACTCCCGTCTTGTATGCTAAAGTTAACACAGGAGAATTGATTCTTCAGCTAGGAGTGGACAGCCAATCTGATCTAACAATGCTGGAAACGGGTGAACCTATATATACGCCAGTAATGCAG GAAGAACCCTTGCTAACGGAAGATCTAATCAAAGAAACAGAGGAGCTGGTGCTCCGAACAGGGAG TCTTGGAGCTGGGTGCTCTCAACTCCTGTCTGACATGCAGGCTTTCAAG GCAGCAAACCCTGGGTGTATATTAGAAGATTTCGTTAGATGGCATTCTCCTCCTGATTGGATGGAATGTGATACACATGATGGAATTAATGAAACCCTTGATGCTAATGACTCATTGTCTGGAAGAGGCCAACTGAGTACTCGAATGCAGAAAGAAG GCAACTTGTGGCGCGAACTGTGGGAAACCTCAAAGCCAGTGCCAGCTGTTAGACAAACTCCTCTCTTTGATGAGGATTTGGCAGT GGAAAGTATTCTGGATAATTTAGAGGATATATCTCCACATGAGCTTTTCAAGCAGCTGTTTATATCTCTT TTGGGATCAGGGTTTGTAACTGCTGAGGCCACCCTCTCCAACAATTCAAATTTAGCGAAGCTGTTCAATGATTGTAAAGAATATGTCATTCTCACCTGTCACAGAAGCAACTGGGTTGACAAAGTTGATGAATTGTGCCAG GTCTACGAGACTGTTGAGACAATGGTACTCAGTCCAGATGAAGTTATAAGGATCACCTTTCAACCTGAAGAACCTTCAGCTGCACCCCCAAATGAACTAAAAAGTCGATTCAAAAGGCTTAGCCTCATATTCAGAAACAAGGATAAGCTATCACCACGAGACCAGAAGAACCAGGAGGAGAGTCCATTACGCCAACCATTCTCATCCATGTTTTCAAAGAAACCTCCTAAGCCCGACAGTTCATCTCCAGATAAACCTGTTACTTCCGTCGAAAATGACTGGACAATTGTATAA
- the LOC125876154 gene encoding GDSL esterase/lipase At5g55050-like, whose product MASTKTKLLNSCVLIIAILLILQFNMSRAQKVPAMYVLGDSLVDVGNNNYLETFFRANFLFNGIDFPGGKPTGRFNNGKNAADFIAENVGLPTPPPYLSDSNKNNVFLQGVSFASGGAGILNSTNDHPYNGTIYLSKQVGYFYEVQQRLIKKMGESAAKEHLTNSLFAIVIGSNDLFNYFSSKSKIHLTKSPQEYIDLMLSTLSNQLMQIQGLGGRKYLIVGIGPLGCTPSQRLQNSSENCYDEANNLTTIYNKALQSMLLKLKSNLKEHFNYSYFNVYDFLIDLIQNPTTYGFLEVKSACCGIGRLYAEGPCIPISTYCPNRSDHIFWDEVHPTEATTKLLVNTLFNNTKQYVTSMNLVNLLAL is encoded by the exons ATGGCTTCTACCAAAACTAAATTGCTAAATTCATGTGTTTTAATAATtgcaattttattaattttgcaATTTAATATGTCAAGAGCACAAAAGGTGCCAGCCATGTATGTGCTTGGTGATTCTTTAGTAGATGTTGGGAATAATAATTATTTGGAGACATTTTTCAGagcaaattttctttttaatggaATTGATTTCCCTGGTGGCAAACCCACAGGAAGATTTAACAATGGGAAAAATGCTGCTGACTTTATtg CTGAAAATGTTGGTTTACCTACACCACCACCGTATCTTTCCGATTCCAACAAGAATAACGTCTTTCTACAAGGTGTAAGCTTTGCCTCGGGAGGAGCTGGAATTTTAAATAGCACCAATGATCATCCTTAT AATGGCACAATTTACCTCTCAAAACAAGTTGGGTATTTCTATGAAGTGCAACAAAGGTTGATTAAAAAGATGGGGGAAAGTGCAGCAAAAGAGCACTTGACAAATTCTCTATTTGCTATTGTTATTGGAAGCAATGATTTATTCAACTATTTCAGCTCAAAATCCAAAATCCATCTCACAAAATCACCACAAGAGTACATTGATTTAATGCTATCCACCTTATCGAACCAACTAATG CAAATACAAGGTTTGGGTGGACGTAAATATTTGATTGTTGGGATAGGGCCATTAGGGTGCACTCCATCGCAAAGGCTTCAAAATTCTTCAGAGAATTGTTACGATGAGGCTAACAATTTGACCACCATTTATAATAAAGCTCTACAATCAATGTTGCTAAAATTGAAGTCAAATCTCAAGGAACATTTCAACTATTCCTACTTCAACGTCTATGATTTCTTGATTGATCTCATCCAAAATCCAACAACGTATG gTTTTCTTGAGGTTAAATCTGCTTGTTGTGGGATAGGGAGATTATATGCTGAAGGTCCTTGTATTCCTATTTCAACATATTGTCCCAACAGGAGTGATCACATTTTCTGGGATGAAGTTCATCCTACGGAGGCAACAACAAAACTTCTTGTTAATACTCTTTTCAATAATACAAAACAATATGTAACCTCAATGAATTTAGTCAATTTACTTGCTTTGTAG
- the LOC125876153 gene encoding GDSL esterase/lipase At5g55050-like, translated as MAISSFLSFFFLLICCFKICQGQLVPAAYMFGDSLIDVGNNNHIATIIKANFPYNGRDFPGGKPTGRFCNGKNTADFIAEKLGIPTPPPYLSDKNNQFPKGVSFASGGAGIFRTTNDALISFALHMSQQVQFFSVVQQRLVKQLGADAGMKQLSKSLFVVVIGSNDIINYFKSDSKLPKTKAPQQYVDEMVSTLQGQLKQLHGLGARKFVITAIGSVGCMPLLRFQSANNSNECFQQANFWADKYNQQLQTMLKGLKAELKDINYSFIDTYALLLDIVQNPAIHGFTEVKSACCGLGRLKATVPCTPVALVCPNRNKYVFWDRYHPTEATDRLIIDTTFDGNNKYIFPLNVKQLIAL; from the exons ATGgctatttcttcttttttgagtttcttttttttgctcatatgttgttttaaaatatgtCAAGGACAATTAGTACCAGCAGCTTATATGTTTGGTGATTCTTTAATTGATGTTGGTAATAATAATCATATAGCTACCATTATTAAAGCTAATTTTCCTTATAATGGTCGTGATTTTCCTGGTGGAAAACCTACTGGAAGATTTTGCAATGGCAAAAATACTGCTGATTTTATCG CTGAGAAATTAGGAATACCAACACCTCCCCCATACTTGTCTGACAAGAACAATCAGTTTCCAAAAGGTGTAAGCTTTGCTTCTGGTGGAGCTGGAATCTTCAGGACCACCAATGATGCATTAATT AGTTTTGCGCTTCATATGTCTCAACAAGTACAGTTTTTCTCAGTGGTGCAACAAAGATTAGTGAAGCAATTAGGAGCTGATGCTGGAATGAAGCAATTATCAAAATCTCTATTTGTTGTTGTCATTGGAAGtaatgatataattaattattttaaatctgATTCAAAACTCCCAAAGACAAAAGCACCCCAACAATATGTTGATGAAATGGTCTCTACTCTACAAGGACAACTAAAG CAATTACATGGACTAGGTGCAAGAAAATTTGTGATAACAGCAATAGGATCAGTTGGATGCATGCCATTACTAAGATTTCAAAGTGCAAATAATTCAAATGAATGCTTCCAACAAGCTAATTTTTGGGCAGACAAATATAACCAACAACTTCAAACTATGCTTAAAGGATTGAAGGCTGAGCTCAAAGATATCAATTACTCATTTATCGACACATACGCTTTGTTGCTTGATATCGTCCAGAATCCAGCTATTCACG GTTTTACTGAAGTGAAATCTGCTTGTTGTGGACTTGGAAGACTAAAAGCTACAGTCCCTTGCACCCCAGTTGCTCTTGTCTGTCCCAAtagaaataaatatgttttttggGATAGATACCATCCAACTGAAGCTACTGATCGTTTAATTATTGACACAACTTTTGATGGaaacaacaaatatattttcCCACTAAATGTGAAACAACTTATTGCCTTGTAA